The following proteins are co-located in the Xiphophorus maculatus strain JP 163 A chromosome 8, X_maculatus-5.0-male, whole genome shotgun sequence genome:
- the LOC106699963 gene encoding iporin-like: MIGASTLPGHTLLACHFPVVQLPTWQLPVQALCSSAKRPSRLCSSGLTRAVSLPEQDTLTREHCFTGGRRPFSSSYSSLREDRVEEEGTSDSSGRYDSNSSPEETGSINKEESCGAATTQRSHNSFLPNPDLDEDEEDEDSDGDNLHRYREDSSFVLHGNSNWSLNNGGNDALLHEDLDSEWINEGLMLGMGRNQHWLSNQMDLLQSGCQGFAVNRSGIALLTCLEQDSDRLQENIYREYKCSPEQLPNIHTEDVSDSSCNSSDGVLVNFCTIYNKSNNPATPQDLSSPAVDPCRSSEGSVFLSLQPVPQQAHREEAGPTPSGLDSNCNLYSQEPSAPGLSALEVTDLVACIRSQDTLAMGTNQKYYKLVTCDLSSQSPSPAWSSLTSCLEGPDRSSTILPPLDSEKEGPTKENMEASDHQVATTSTAPWRKQHLQGPQSFSHMPCSLCSSQRSPHSNKCQETGAESTQPSVIQERDYNDVDATDMSVWCCNKEMGRYSKLRRPTSLPIQPFVLLPAEKPQYLPQHLGGLLEQYLNQKSSKPASSLNGLKSKEKRSECLSEFQPSPVESLCPVFLEAASSSDTCSTCTPSPKCFSRRHMWSPKSQRISQEANLKLMAESQGSSSLNSGTTNNQPNVVRIHTCQDLITLQPESKQVTSGSKNTNEDPKKTAFHSKASHITPGKPDSNLRVSLSPPQTSQSQLMLQHHQPLIAAARLSSLSTFISSDLHSKQNNEPERLSPKPAKSQHSQSLILNNRPPAEFCLSPDTSYESMSISHLQRKGLLRAVSRAVDLIMAHFGSSRDPEEKMRLGNSSYSPTIAGLVLEHLCPAIQNILEDGLRDHKLDFIIGQRRNHSWSVVEISTRMGSSTKVLHTLVSKIKRCSELTSHCMRLRAFLMGLLNLRALEFWLSHLQSQTDVVTAYYHTWGFLFTSLSRCRPLFQELLLLLQPLSVLPFDLNLLLEPRLLSQRQLCSEERDALPPQPCSALLVTSWPKIQANRKSEYSRRNSQSHWREQEFLRSQSSSCCKQDYGAMQNNRNLLLASLSNKPDFVQSVAKAVNVSLDHRSTLFQTNVDGRENEREVEKDSRGQNATASVQEDSPCQSGLRWAKLFGAAGVSSRAEKRSHPHTEAQKRRLPSQWLQLDRSQIGLLAQSIRSIKLGPPQTGLGAEN, translated from the exons ATGATCGGAGCATCCACTCTCCCGGGTCACACCTTGCTAGCGTGCCACTTCCCAGTGGTGCAACTTCCCACCTGGCAGCTTCCGGTCCAGGCCCTGTGCAGCTCCGCCAAGAGGCCCAGCCGGCTTTGCTCGTCGGGTCTGACCCGGGCGGTGTCCCTCCCAGAGCAGGACACACTCACTCGAGAACACTGCTTTACGGGTGGACGGAGGCCCTTTTCCAGCAGCTACAGCAGTCTCCGTGAGGATCGGGTGGAGGAAGAGGGGACCAGTGACAGCAGCGGCAGGTACGATTCCAACTCATCGCCAGAAGAAACGGGCTCCATCAACAAGGAGGAAAGCTGCGGAGCTGCAACCACCCAGCGCTCACACAACTCGTTCCTTCCCAACCCAGATCTagatgaggatgaggaagacGAAGACAGTGATGGAGACAATCTCCATAGATATCGCGAGGATTCATCTTTCGTGTTGCATGGAAACTCCAACTGGTCGCTGAACAACGGTGGTAATGACGCACTGCTTCATGAGGACCTGGACAGTGAATGGATTAATGAAGGATTAATGCTGGGAATGGGAAGGAACCAACACTGGCTGTCTAACCAGATGGACTTGCTGCAGTCAGGATGCCAGGGCTTTGCTGTGAACAGATCTGGCATCGCTCTTCTGACTTGTTTGGAGCAGGACTCAGACAGACTGCAAGAGAACATTTACAGAGAGTACAAATGTTCCCCAGAGCAGCTGCCCAACATTCACACAGAAGATGTGAGTGATTCCTCCTGTAACAGCTCAGACGGTGTGCTGGTTAATTTCTGTACCATCTACAACAAAAGCAACAATCCTGCCACACCTCAGGATCTCAGCAGCCCTGCTGTTGACCCCTGTCGGTCATCTGAGGGGTCTGTGTTCCTCAGTCTCCAACCTGTTCCTCAACAGGCCCACAGAGAAGAAGCTGGGCCGACACCGTCCGGCCTAGATTCAAACTGCAACCTTTACTCCCAGGAGCCATCGGCTCCTGGTCTTTCTGCGCTGGAGGTTACAGATCTGGTTGCCTGCATACGAAGTCAGGACACGCTGGCCATGGGGACAAACCAGAAGTACTACAAGCTGGTGACTTGTGACCTCTCCTCCCAGTCACCAAGCCCCGCCTGGTCCAGTCTCACCAGCTGTCTCGAAGGACCTGACAGAAGCAGCACCATTCTGCCCCCTCTTGACTCTGAAAAGGAAGGACCAACCAAGGAAAACATGGAG GCAAGCGACCACCAGGTTGCCACCACCTCCACTGCCCCCTGGAGGAAGCAACATTTGCAGGGCCCCCAGAGCTTCTCCCACATGCCTTGTTCACTGTGCAGCAGCCAGCGTAGCCCACATAGTAATAAATGCCAAGAAACAGGAGCTGAATCCACCCAGCCATCTGTGATTCAGGAGCGGGATTACAATGATGTAGATGCCACTGACATGA GTGTTTGGTGCTGCAACAAGGAAATGGGACGCTACAGTAAGCTACGAAGGCCGACTTCTTTGCCCATTCAGCCATTCGTTCTGCTCCCTGCAGAAAAGCCACAGTATCTGCCTCAACACCTAGGAGGCCTGCTTGAGCAGTACCTAAATCAAAAGAGCAGCAAGCCTGCTAGCTCCCTGAACGGACTCAAGTCCAAGGAGAAAAGAAGCGAGTGTTTGTCCGAATTCCAGCCATCTCCAGTGGAGAGCCTCTGCCCAGTATTCTTGGAGGCTGCATCCAGCTCCGATACCTGCTCCACCTGCACTCCGAGTCCAAAATGTTTCAGCCGCAGACACATGTGGAGTCCAAAGTCCCAAAGAATATCACAAGAGGCTAATCTAAAATTGATGGCCGAGTCTCAGGGAAGCTCAAGCCTAAACTCTGGCACAACGAACAATCAACCCAACGTTGTTAGGATTCACACCTGTCAGGACCTGATCACCCTGCAGCCAGAGTCAAAGCAAGTTACTTCTGGATCCAAAAATACTAACGAGGATCCCAAAAAAACTGCTTTCCATTCAAAAGCCTCCCACATAACACCTGGAAAACCTGACTCGAACCTTCGAGTGTCCTTGTCGCCTCCCCAAACCTCACAATCACAGCTGATGCTCCAGCATCATCAACCCCTCATTGCTGCAGCTCGCCTCTCCTCTTTAAGCACTTTCATTTCCTCAGATCTGCATTCCAAGCAAAACAATGAGCCTGAGAGGCTCAGCCCAAAGCCAGCTAAGAGTCAGCACAGCCAGTCGCTGATCCTGAACAACAGGCCGCCTGCAGAGTTCTGCCTCTCGCCAGATACATCATACGAGTCAATGTCTATCAGTCATCTGCAGAGGAAAG GTTTGCTGAGAGCTGTGAGCAGGGCAGTGGATCTGATCATGGCTCATTTTGGAAGTAGCAGAGACCCAGAAGAAAAG ATGCGTCTGGGTAACAGCTCGTACAGTCCCACCATAGCTGGCCTCGTCCTAGAACACTTGTGTCCTGCAATTCAGAACATTTTAGAGGATGGACTGAGGGACCACAAGCTGGATTTCATAATTGGCCAGCGCCGCAATCACTCCTGGAGTGTGGTGGAGATCTCCACAAGAATGG GTTCGTCCACCAAGGTCCTCCACACCCTCGTTTCCAAAATAAAGCGGTGCTCCGAGCTCACCAGCCACTGTATGAGACTGAGAGCCTTCCTCATGGGCCTTCTCAA CTTGAGAGCTTTGGAATTCTGGCTTAGTCACCTGCAGAGTCAAACAG ATGTCGTTACAGCGTACTACCACACCTGGGGGTTCCTGTTCACGTCACTGAGTCGCTGTCGGCCTCTGTTCCAGGAGCTGCTTCTTCTCCTTCAGCCGCTCTCAGTGCTGCCATTTGACCTAAATCTTCTCCTGGAGCCACGATTGTTAAGTCAAAGACAGCTGTGTTCGGAGGAGCGTGATGCTCTCCCACCTCAGCCGTGCTCTGCCTTGCTTGTGACCAGTTGGCCAAAGATACAAGCCAACAGAAAGTCAGAATACAGCAGGCGAAACAGTCAATCACACTGGAGAGAGCAAGAGTTTCTACGGTCTCAGAGTTCAAGTTGTTGCAAGCAGGATTATGGGGCCatgcaaaacaacagaaatctgCTTTTGGCTTCTTTGTCGAACAAGCCAGATTTTGTGCAAAGTGTAGCAAAAGCTGTGAACGTCAGCCTAGATCATAGAAGTACTTTGTTTCAAACCAATGTGGATGGTAGGGAGAATGAGAGAGAAGTGGAAAAAGACAGCAGAGGCCAAAACGCAACAGCTTCCGTCCAGGAAGACAGTCCCTGTCAGAGCGGCCTGCGGTGGGCCAAGctgtttggagcagctggtgttTCTAGCAGAGCTGAGAAAAGGTCCCACCCTCACACTGAAGCACAAAAACGAAG GCTACCGTCTCAGTGGCTGCAGTTGGACAGATCTCAGATTGGACTTTTGGCTCAATCCATTAGATCCATAAAGCTGGGACCACCTCAGACTGGCTTGGGTGCTGAAAACTAA